The Niastella koreensis GR20-10 genome includes a window with the following:
- a CDS encoding outer membrane beta-barrel protein, which yields MKQILHSVGRCSLLLLVSAVSCISSYGQYTESSSVFEAGISVGPTNLLSDLGGNAGRGTKFIKDNNFPATKFIFGAYLTYQPNEWLGFRLALNRGTLAGDDALIKGKGGLEEARKNRNSDVRSRITEAMLAAEIYPTVFLEGDPNDVVGRLRPYGVVGIGLLHFKPQGTDPLTGEWVDLQPLHTEGQGFAEYPGRKEYKLSAFQYTLGAGAKYFFSEKVNLSLELLHRTTNTDYLDDVSTTYVDPQTFYAHMSLAQAQLAQRMANKSGTVFGAYKPGDKRGTATNNDAYFSINVKLGFRLGRGGNNYSSTRCPVNF from the coding sequence ATGAAACAAATTTTACACTCTGTAGGGAGGTGTAGCTTGTTATTACTGGTGAGTGCAGTTTCCTGCATTTCTTCTTATGGCCAGTATACTGAAAGTTCCTCCGTTTTTGAGGCAGGCATTTCTGTTGGACCCACAAACCTTCTGAGTGACCTCGGAGGTAATGCCGGAAGGGGTACCAAGTTTATTAAAGACAATAACTTCCCAGCAACCAAGTTTATCTTTGGCGCTTACCTGACCTACCAACCAAACGAATGGCTGGGTTTCAGACTGGCATTGAACAGAGGTACACTGGCTGGCGACGATGCGCTGATCAAAGGCAAAGGCGGTCTTGAAGAAGCCCGCAAAAACCGTAACTCAGATGTTCGCTCGCGCATAACCGAAGCTATGCTGGCGGCAGAAATTTATCCCACCGTTTTTCTTGAAGGCGATCCAAATGATGTTGTAGGACGACTGAGACCCTATGGCGTAGTTGGTATTGGCTTATTACACTTCAAGCCACAAGGTACTGATCCTTTAACAGGTGAGTGGGTTGATCTGCAACCTTTGCATACCGAAGGACAGGGATTCGCAGAATATCCTGGCCGCAAAGAGTACAAACTCTCCGCATTTCAATACACGCTGGGTGCAGGCGCTAAATACTTCTTCAGCGAAAAAGTAAACCTGAGCCTCGAATTATTACACAGAACTACTAATACCGACTATCTCGACGACGTAAGCACAACTTATGTTGATCCGCAAACGTTTTACGCTCATATGTCACTGGCGCAAGCTCAGCTGGCACAAAGAATGGCAAACAAGAGCGGAACTGTATTTGGCGCTTACAAACCCGGTGATAAAAGAGGTACCGCTACTAACAATGATGCTTACTTCTCAATTAACGTGAAATTAGGCTTCAGATTAGGTCGTGGTGGTAACAATTACAGTTCAACCCGTTGTCCGGTTAATTTCTAA
- a CDS encoding GNAT family N-acetyltransferase has translation MHQLTFIHKSFNELTPHELYAILQLRSEVFVVEQNCVFLDADDKDQVSVHVMCWQNELLAGYTRLVPAGIAYEEPSIGRVVTSQKVRHAGIGKLLMNYSIRASYDVFGKTTITIGAQFYLRNFYTSLGFQQCSDIYLEDGIQHIKMFLPVIS, from the coding sequence TTGCACCAACTAACCTTTATACATAAGTCTTTTAACGAACTTACGCCGCACGAGCTGTACGCTATTCTGCAACTGCGCAGTGAAGTATTTGTGGTGGAACAAAATTGTGTTTTCCTGGATGCTGATGATAAAGATCAGGTATCGGTACATGTAATGTGCTGGCAAAATGAATTACTGGCTGGTTACACACGGTTAGTACCTGCAGGAATCGCCTATGAAGAACCATCTATAGGACGGGTTGTTACTTCACAGAAAGTACGACATGCCGGTATAGGAAAACTACTAATGAATTACTCCATTCGTGCATCATACGATGTTTTCGGGAAAACTACGATAACCATCGGTGCGCAATTTTACCTCCGTAATTTCTACACTTCACTGGGATTTCAACAGTGCAGCGACATCTATTTGGAAGATGGTATTCAGCATATTAAGATGTTTCTACCTGTTATCAGTTGA
- a CDS encoding replication-associated recombination protein A, with the protein MEATPLAERLRPNTLDELAGQEHLTGKGSILRTAIDQGKVPSMILWGPPGTGKTTIANIIAHTLQVPFYTLSAISSGVKEVREVIAEAKDKERAILFIDEIHRFNKGQQDALLGAVEKGIVTLIGATTENPSFEVNSALLSRCQVYVLKPLQEESLVKLLQQAIVKDVQLQKKYIELKETAALITISGGDARKLLNLLELVADTLGDHAVITDAAVMEIAQQRIALYDKSGEQHYDIISAFIKSMRGSDPNGAVYWLARMIEGGEDVKFIARRMLILASEDIGNANPTALVMANATFEAVDKIGYPEARIILSQCAIYLASSPKSNASYMAINEALAAVRELGDLPVPLHIRNAPTGLMKKLDYGKGYKYSHDYEGNFSSQEYLPPPLTGRTFYTPGKNAREEELRKYLKNLWREKYGY; encoded by the coding sequence ATGGAAGCGACACCACTTGCAGAGAGATTACGCCCGAATACGTTGGATGAGCTGGCAGGACAGGAACACCTTACCGGTAAAGGAAGCATTTTGCGTACAGCCATTGACCAGGGAAAAGTGCCCTCCATGATCTTATGGGGCCCGCCTGGCACCGGTAAAACCACTATCGCCAACATTATTGCCCATACTTTACAGGTTCCCTTTTATACGCTCAGCGCCATCAGCTCAGGCGTTAAAGAAGTTCGTGAAGTAATAGCGGAAGCAAAAGATAAAGAGCGGGCCATCTTATTCATTGACGAAATACACCGTTTTAATAAAGGACAGCAGGATGCCCTGCTGGGCGCCGTGGAAAAAGGAATTGTTACCCTTATTGGGGCCACCACCGAAAACCCATCGTTTGAAGTGAACAGTGCGCTGCTCAGCCGTTGCCAGGTATATGTATTAAAACCTTTGCAGGAAGAAAGCCTGGTCAAATTATTACAACAGGCCATCGTAAAAGATGTGCAGTTGCAGAAAAAATACATCGAACTGAAGGAAACTGCCGCGCTCATTACCATTTCAGGTGGCGATGCCCGCAAATTATTGAACCTGCTGGAGCTGGTTGCGGATACCCTGGGCGATCATGCTGTTATAACCGATGCAGCGGTGATGGAAATTGCGCAGCAACGCATTGCCCTGTACGATAAAAGCGGCGAACAGCACTACGATATTATTTCTGCTTTTATTAAAAGTATGCGCGGCAGCGATCCTAATGGCGCCGTTTACTGGCTGGCAAGAATGATAGAAGGCGGTGAAGATGTAAAGTTCATTGCCCGCCGCATGCTGATCCTGGCCAGTGAAGATATTGGCAATGCCAATCCTACTGCGCTGGTAATGGCCAATGCCACTTTTGAAGCCGTTGACAAAATTGGTTACCCCGAGGCACGCATTATTCTATCGCAATGCGCCATTTACCTGGCATCGTCGCCCAAAAGCAATGCGTCCTACATGGCCATCAATGAAGCACTGGCAGCCGTTCGTGAACTCGGCGATTTACCGGTGCCCCTGCATATTCGCAATGCGCCCACCGGCCTCATGAAAAAACTCGATTACGGGAAGGGCTATAAATATTCGCACGATTATGAAGGAAATTTCAGCAGCCAGGAATATTTACCGCCACCACTTACCGGCCGCACCTTTTATACGCCCGGCAAAAATGCGCGGGAGGAAGAGCTGAGAAAATACCTGAAGAACCTGTGGCGGGAAAAGTACGGGTATTAG